From a region of the Fischerella sp. JS2 genome:
- a CDS encoding chlorophyll a/b-binding protein, translated as MQDTTKITASVIEDRNSWRWGFTPQAEIWNGRLAMIGFLAAGLIELFSGQGFLHFWGIM; from the coding sequence ATGCAAGATACAACAAAAATCACAGCTTCTGTAATAGAAGATCGCAACTCTTGGCGTTGGGGCTTTACTCCTCAGGCAGAAATTTGGAACGGTCGCTTGGCGATGATCGGATTTTTAGCTGCTGGTCTGATTGAATTATTTTCTGGTCAAGGCTTCTTACACTTCTGGGGCATTATGTAA
- the gyrA gene encoding DNA gyrase subunit A, with protein MAKQLNLLSTGQVITTALHTEMQRSYLEYAMSVIVGRALPDVRDGLKPVHRRILYAMHELGLTPDRPYRKCARVVGDVLGKYHPHGDQAVYDALVRLVQEFTCRYPLLAGHGNFGSVDNDPAAAMRYTETRLAPISHEGMLAEIGEETVEFVGNFDNSQQEPTVLPAQLPFLLLNGCTGIAVGMATNIPPHNLGEIVDGLIALIDNPDLPDDKLFELIPGPDFPTSGEIVGNTGIREAYTTGKGGIVLRGVAQIEEVVGGRTSKRRTAIVVTELPFQVNKAGWIEKVAELVNQGRLQGIADIRDESDRQGMRVVIELKRDTNPQDILQQLYHQTALQTNFGAILLALVDGQPRQLSLRQLLQEFLHFREQTLSSRYTYELSKAENRLHLLEGLLKALSRLDEVIEILRRAADGSTAKIGLQSRLQLSDVQADAILAMPLRRLTSLEQQNLQKEYEQLQEEITTLRKLLGDRRELLKSLKKDLRTLKRKYGDERRTKIVTVSEEKQRKESLTRGGTEENSKSLSASFKPESPPEEVALELTQRGYVRRLQLNGKKPKVDNGMADNDFVMQTALTDTDKDLLVLTSSGKVYPVKVGDIPPTTGRSPRGTPLITLLTNTAQEASEAFVSRFLLPEKPEDGEMILLTKQGRIKRLSLTEFTNLTRRGITILKLKDDDELLLTQFATTNQQIILASSGGRLLRFKVNDEQLPIMGRTAMGLQAMRLRQQETMVGGATFNTEENILLVTQLGYAKRLPTSAVRLANRGDIGTQTFKFASKTDYLAGMVLVKPGSEVALVTNHQRVARLQVDTVTNLAKDTTGESIVQLSRDEKIIAVAEVATENS; from the coding sequence ATGGCAAAACAGTTAAACCTTCTCTCTACGGGACAGGTCATCACCACAGCCTTGCATACCGAAATGCAACGGTCTTACCTTGAATATGCCATGAGTGTGATAGTTGGACGGGCATTACCAGACGTGCGTGATGGTTTAAAGCCAGTGCATCGACGAATCTTATACGCCATGCACGAACTTGGTTTGACACCTGATCGCCCTTATCGGAAATGCGCTCGTGTTGTAGGAGACGTGCTAGGTAAATACCACCCTCACGGGGATCAAGCTGTTTACGATGCTTTGGTGAGGTTGGTACAGGAATTTACTTGCCGCTATCCCTTACTGGCAGGACATGGTAACTTCGGCAGTGTAGATAATGACCCAGCAGCAGCGATGCGCTACACAGAAACGCGTCTCGCACCGATTAGCCACGAGGGAATGCTAGCCGAAATTGGCGAAGAAACAGTAGAATTTGTCGGTAACTTCGACAATTCACAACAAGAACCGACTGTATTACCAGCACAGTTACCGTTTTTATTGCTCAATGGTTGTACTGGTATTGCTGTGGGTATGGCGACAAATATCCCACCGCACAATTTAGGGGAAATAGTAGATGGGTTAATTGCTTTAATTGATAACCCTGATTTACCGGATGATAAATTATTTGAGTTAATTCCTGGGCCTGATTTTCCTACAAGTGGAGAGATTGTTGGTAATACAGGAATCCGGGAAGCTTACACTACAGGCAAAGGTGGTATTGTGCTGCGGGGTGTTGCCCAAATCGAGGAAGTGGTCGGTGGGCGCACAAGCAAACGGCGGACAGCAATTGTGGTGACAGAATTACCTTTTCAGGTCAATAAGGCAGGTTGGATTGAAAAAGTTGCGGAACTGGTAAATCAAGGTCGCTTGCAGGGAATAGCTGATATCCGAGATGAAAGCGATCGCCAGGGAATGCGTGTAGTCATAGAACTCAAACGCGATACCAATCCCCAAGATATTCTCCAGCAACTCTACCACCAAACTGCTTTACAAACGAATTTTGGGGCGATTTTATTAGCTTTGGTAGATGGACAACCGCGTCAGCTATCTTTACGCCAATTATTGCAGGAGTTTTTACATTTCCGGGAACAGACGCTTTCCAGCCGCTACACCTACGAGTTAAGTAAAGCGGAAAATCGTTTGCATTTGCTAGAGGGCTTGTTGAAAGCCCTATCTCGTCTAGATGAGGTGATTGAAATTTTGCGACGGGCTGCTGATGGCAGTACTGCAAAAATCGGCTTGCAAAGTCGCTTGCAATTAAGTGATGTACAAGCAGATGCAATTTTGGCAATGCCACTCAGACGGTTGACAAGTTTGGAACAACAGAATTTACAGAAAGAATACGAACAGTTACAAGAGGAAATAACAACGTTACGAAAATTACTGGGTGATCGTCGGGAATTACTTAAAAGCTTGAAAAAAGACCTACGTACTCTCAAGCGCAAATATGGTGACGAACGTCGTACCAAAATAGTGACTGTGAGTGAAGAAAAACAGCGCAAAGAGTCTCTCACGCGAGGAGGTACAGAGGAAAATTCCAAATCTTTATCTGCAAGTTTTAAACCAGAGTCCCCTCCAGAAGAAGTGGCTTTAGAATTGACACAACGAGGATATGTGCGTCGCCTGCAACTGAATGGCAAAAAGCCGAAGGTTGATAACGGTATGGCTGATAATGACTTTGTCATGCAAACAGCCTTGACTGATACAGATAAAGATTTGCTGGTACTAACTAGCAGTGGCAAAGTTTATCCGGTAAAAGTGGGCGATATTCCTCCAACTACTGGGCGATCACCACGGGGAACACCATTAATCACCTTGCTGACTAATACTGCTCAAGAAGCTTCTGAAGCTTTTGTCAGCCGCTTTTTGCTTCCAGAAAAGCCAGAAGATGGTGAGATGATTTTGTTGACTAAGCAGGGAAGAATCAAGCGCCTGTCCTTAACAGAATTTACTAATTTAACGCGTCGCGGCATTACTATTTTGAAACTCAAAGACGATGACGAATTATTATTAACTCAGTTCGCTACCACTAACCAACAAATCATTCTCGCTAGTTCTGGTGGGCGATTGTTGCGGTTTAAAGTTAACGACGAACAACTGCCTATTATGGGTCGTACTGCGATGGGTCTACAGGCTATGCGCCTGCGTCAACAAGAAACTATGGTTGGTGGCGCGACCTTTAATACTGAAGAAAACATTTTGCTAGTAACTCAACTAGGATATGCCAAACGTCTGCCTACTAGTGCTGTGCGATTAGCTAATCGAGGTGATATTGGTACTCAAACTTTCAAATTTGCTAGTAAAACTGATTACTTAGCAGGTATGGTATTAGTTAAGCCAGGATCTGAAGTGGCTTTGGTGACTAATCATCAACGAGTGGCACGTCTCCAAGTAGATACAGTAACGAACTTGGCTAAAGATACCACCGGTGAGAGCATCGTTCAACTTAGCCGAGATGAAAAAATTATCGCTGTTGCTGAGGTCGCAACAGAAAACAGCTAA
- the miaA gene encoding tRNA (adenosine(37)-N6)-dimethylallyltransferase MiaA, whose translation MTKLIVICGATATGKSGLALALAMRLDTVILSADSRQVYREFDIGTAKPTVDEQKLVPHYLIDICNPTEVMTVADYQAQAQALILGGEKGDRGDKGDTEDKGEHLHSPHSTLREAAQSARQVTPRDASFFMPGKESTAVAPLCREKSPPQWLLYAGKGVHCTASSTHSPSPHPPTSPPPHPLLVGGTGLYIRAITQGMKIPRVAPQQELRSQLASVGQMQLYAMLQQVDPVAAAKIHPNDSVRTLRGLEVFYVTGRPISEQQGENPPSYPILQIGLDCDVAHLGDRIARRTEKMIADGLVAEVENLCQKYGVDLPLLNTLGYQEIKQYLAGDISLNKAKELIILHTRQFAKRQRTWFRAYPQIEWFDVESPDLLEKAWQRVESFIGNSEYSN comes from the coding sequence ATGACTAAATTAATTGTGATTTGTGGCGCGACGGCAACAGGTAAGTCAGGTTTAGCATTAGCTTTAGCTATGCGATTAGATACTGTAATTCTGAGTGCAGACTCCCGTCAAGTATACCGAGAATTTGATATTGGTACAGCAAAACCAACTGTGGATGAACAGAAATTAGTACCACACTATTTGATAGATATATGCAATCCTACAGAAGTCATGACTGTAGCAGATTACCAGGCGCAAGCGCAAGCCCTAATCTTGGGAGGGGAGAAGGGAGACAGGGGGGACAAGGGGGACACGGAGGACAAGGGAGAACATCTTCACTCCCCACACTCCACCCTACGGGAAGCCGCGCAAAGCGCACGGCAGGTGACGCCACGTGACGCCTCTTTCTTTATGCCGGGAAAGGAGTCCACCGCAGTGGCTCCTTTATGCCGGGAGAAGAGTCCACCGCAGTGGCTCCTTTATGCCGGGAAAGGAGTCCACTGCACTGCCTCGTCTACACACTCCCCATCACCCCATCCCCCCACCTCCCCACCTCCCCATCCCCTCCTGGTGGGTGGTACTGGCTTGTACATTCGTGCGATTACTCAGGGGATGAAGATTCCGAGAGTAGCACCACAACAGGAGTTGCGATCGCAGCTGGCATCTGTTGGTCAAATGCAACTCTACGCTATGCTACAACAAGTTGATCCCGTTGCCGCAGCAAAGATTCACCCCAATGATTCTGTCAGGACTTTAAGAGGATTAGAGGTATTTTACGTTACTGGTCGTCCGATTTCTGAACAACAGGGAGAAAATCCGCCAAGTTATCCGATTTTGCAAATCGGTTTAGATTGTGATGTTGCTCATTTGGGCGATCGCATTGCACGACGTACTGAGAAAATGATTGCAGATGGTTTGGTCGCTGAAGTGGAGAATCTTTGCCAGAAATATGGTGTGGATTTACCTTTGTTAAATACTTTAGGCTATCAGGAGATTAAGCAATATTTGGCTGGGGATATTTCTTTAAATAAGGCAAAAGAATTAATTATTTTACACACTCGACAGTTTGCAAAACGTCAACGCACTTGGTTTCGTGCTTATCCTCAAATTGAGTGGTTTGATGTTGAATCTCCAGATTTGCTGGAAAAAGCATGGCAGCGAGTCGAGAGTTTTATAGGTAATTCTGAATATAGCAATTAA
- the gyrB gene encoding DNA topoisomerase (ATP-hydrolyzing) subunit B: MTSSYSAEQIQVLEGLEAVRKRPGMYIGSTGPRGLHHLVYEVVDNSIDEALAGYCTHVEVDLNADGSVTVTDDGRGIPTGIVAKTGKSGLETVLTVLHAGGKFGGGGYKVSGGLHGVGISVVNALSEWVEVTVWRDKKVHTQRYERGIPVTELIVKPYKDNRTGTSVSFQPDSQIFTTGTEFDYTTLASRLRELAYLNAGVKITFTDHRLQLLKSDQPKVETYEYKGGIREYITYINADKQPLHEEVIYVQGERNNVQVEVALQWCTDAYTDNVLGFANNIRTVDGGTHLEGLKAVLTRTLNAIARKRNKIKDSEPNLSGEHVREGLTGIISVKVPDPEFEGQTKTKLGNTEVRGIVDSLVGETLTEYLEFHPSVADAILDKAIQAFKAAEAARHARELVRRKSVLESSPLPGKLADCSSRDPRESEIYLVEGDSAGGSAKQGRDRRFQAILPLRGKILNIEKTDDAKIYKNNEIQSLITALGLGVKGEEFDASQLRYHRIVIMTDADVDGAHIRTLLLTFFYRYQRALIEQGYVYIACPPLYKIERGKNYKYCYSDREKDQYISQLPENANYTIQRFKGLGEMMPEQLWATTMNPETRTLKQVEIEDAAEADRIFTILMGDRVAPRREFIETYGSKLNFTDLDI, from the coding sequence ATGACGAGCAGTTACAGTGCCGAACAGATTCAAGTTCTGGAAGGTCTGGAAGCCGTCCGCAAGCGACCGGGGATGTACATCGGTTCCACTGGTCCACGAGGACTTCACCATTTAGTTTATGAGGTGGTGGACAACTCAATTGATGAGGCTTTAGCAGGCTACTGCACCCATGTGGAGGTGGATCTCAACGCTGATGGTTCTGTTACTGTAACAGATGATGGTCGCGGTATTCCGACTGGAATTGTTGCCAAAACAGGAAAATCAGGTTTGGAAACTGTGTTAACGGTACTGCACGCCGGGGGAAAATTTGGCGGCGGCGGTTACAAAGTTTCTGGAGGATTGCACGGAGTTGGTATTTCTGTTGTTAATGCCTTATCTGAATGGGTGGAAGTGACGGTTTGGCGAGATAAGAAGGTTCATACCCAGCGTTATGAACGGGGTATCCCCGTCACTGAACTGATTGTCAAGCCTTACAAAGATAATCGCACCGGCACTTCCGTCAGCTTTCAGCCAGATTCGCAAATCTTCACCACTGGTACAGAGTTTGACTATACTACTTTAGCAAGTCGTCTGCGGGAGTTAGCCTATCTCAATGCGGGTGTCAAAATTACTTTTACCGACCACCGTCTGCAATTACTTAAAAGTGACCAGCCTAAGGTAGAAACTTATGAGTATAAGGGCGGTATTCGTGAATATATTACCTACATAAATGCTGATAAGCAGCCACTACACGAAGAGGTAATCTATGTACAGGGAGAACGAAATAATGTTCAAGTAGAGGTAGCATTGCAGTGGTGTACTGATGCCTATACTGATAATGTCTTGGGCTTTGCTAACAATATTCGTACTGTTGATGGCGGTACACATTTAGAAGGCTTAAAGGCAGTTCTCACCAGGACACTGAATGCGATCGCCCGCAAGCGTAACAAAATCAAAGACAGCGAACCCAACCTCAGTGGTGAACACGTCCGTGAAGGTTTGACAGGCATAATTTCTGTCAAAGTTCCCGATCCAGAATTTGAAGGACAAACAAAAACCAAACTTGGGAACACAGAAGTTCGAGGAATTGTTGATTCTTTAGTGGGGGAAACTCTCACCGAATACTTAGAATTTCACCCCAGCGTCGCTGATGCAATTTTAGATAAAGCGATCCAAGCCTTTAAAGCTGCCGAAGCAGCCCGTCACGCCCGCGAGTTGGTACGCCGCAAGTCGGTGTTGGAATCTTCGCCTCTACCTGGTAAACTAGCAGACTGTTCTTCTCGTGATCCTAGAGAATCGGAAATCTACTTGGTAGAAGGAGACTCAGCAGGTGGTTCAGCCAAACAAGGACGCGATCGCCGCTTCCAAGCGATCTTGCCTTTACGTGGTAAAATCCTCAACATTGAAAAAACCGACGACGCTAAAATCTATAAAAATAATGAAATTCAGTCGTTAATTACTGCCCTGGGTTTAGGTGTCAAAGGTGAGGAATTCGATGCTTCCCAGCTGCGGTATCATCGCATTGTGATTATGACTGACGCTGACGTCGATGGCGCACATATCCGGACGCTGTTATTAACTTTCTTCTATCGTTATCAACGGGCATTAATTGAACAGGGTTATGTCTACATTGCTTGTCCTCCACTATATAAAATAGAGCGGGGAAAAAATTACAAGTATTGCTACAGCGATCGGGAAAAAGACCAATACATCAGTCAACTTCCAGAAAACGCCAACTACACCATCCAACGCTTCAAAGGATTGGGTGAAATGATGCCTGAACAACTTTGGGCAACTACCATGAACCCAGAAACTCGCACCCTCAAGCAAGTGGAAATAGAAGATGCAGCTGAAGCTGATCGCATTTTCACAATTTTAATGGGTGATCGTGTTGCACCTCGTCGTGAATTTATTGAAACCTATGGTTCTAAGCTTAACTTCACCGATTTAGATATCTAG
- a CDS encoding tetratricopeptide repeat protein: MPKRIGLISLIVVCSLWSLPKTAHAQALVPHTLQLDAAKLEQQGLSLAQEAAQLAQFQQYEMAMPRARLASQLAPKSDKVWFLLGGLYLQTKELDSAIAALKKAQSLNPKNGDVLFALGSASFQQQKYDVAINYFQQGLKLKPNDPEGLFDLGNAYYMQRRYPDAIAHYNQAVSQDKKFWPAINNIGLIKYEQGDVAGAIQQWQSAVTIEKQAAEPLLALAVALYNKGERQKGLAMGETALRIDDRYADIDFLKENLWGDRLLADTKKFLELPRIQAALQQRGENTATPTPQQTQ; the protein is encoded by the coding sequence GTGCCTAAACGAATTGGTTTAATTTCTCTGATTGTTGTCTGTAGTTTGTGGAGTCTCCCTAAAACTGCTCATGCACAAGCATTAGTACCCCATACATTACAACTTGATGCTGCCAAATTAGAGCAGCAGGGTTTGAGCCTGGCACAAGAAGCAGCACAACTAGCACAGTTTCAACAGTACGAAATGGCTATGCCTAGAGCTAGGCTAGCATCTCAATTAGCTCCAAAAAGTGATAAAGTTTGGTTTCTCTTAGGCGGTTTGTATTTGCAAACCAAAGAATTAGATTCTGCGATCGCTGCTTTAAAAAAAGCCCAATCTCTGAATCCCAAAAATGGTGATGTTCTTTTCGCTTTGGGTTCAGCCAGCTTTCAGCAACAAAAGTATGATGTTGCTATTAACTATTTCCAACAGGGTCTAAAGTTAAAACCCAATGATCCAGAAGGGTTATTTGATTTGGGCAATGCCTACTATATGCAGCGTCGATATCCTGATGCGATCGCTCATTACAATCAAGCAGTCTCCCAAGATAAAAAATTCTGGCCCGCAATTAACAACATTGGTTTAATTAAGTACGAACAAGGTGATGTTGCAGGAGCTATCCAACAATGGCAATCTGCTGTCACAATTGAAAAGCAAGCCGCAGAACCTTTATTGGCTCTAGCTGTGGCACTATACAATAAAGGCGAACGGCAAAAAGGTCTAGCGATGGGTGAAACAGCACTCCGCATTGATGACCGTTATGCTGATATAGATTTTCTCAAAGAAAATCTCTGGGGCGATCGCTTACTGGCGGATACCAAAAAATTCCTAGAATTGCCCCGCATTCAAGCAGCTTTACAGCAAAGAGGGGAGAATACAGCAACTCCCACACCACAGCAGACGCAGTAA
- a CDS encoding response regulator, producing the protein MKTVLIVEDDLINARVFSKILTKRGGLQVKHTENVEEVIKIAQTGEADIILMDVSLSRSVYQGKSVDGIKITQLLKSDPQTAALPIILVTAHAMEGDRENFLKQSGADGYISKPVVDHQLFVDQIMALLPKDD; encoded by the coding sequence ATGAAAACCGTTTTGATTGTCGAAGACGATCTGATTAATGCTCGCGTTTTTTCTAAAATTTTGACCAAACGCGGTGGACTGCAAGTAAAACATACTGAAAATGTAGAAGAGGTAATAAAAATTGCCCAAACGGGAGAGGCAGACATTATTTTAATGGATGTTTCTCTCTCGAGAAGTGTTTACCAAGGTAAGTCCGTTGATGGTATCAAGATTACACAACTGCTCAAATCCGATCCACAAACTGCTGCTTTACCGATTATTCTCGTGACAGCACATGCAATGGAAGGCGATCGCGAGAATTTTCTCAAGCAAAGTGGTGCTGATGGATACATCTCTAAGCCTGTTGTTGATCATCAACTTTTTGTTGACCAGATCATGGCACTGCTGCCTAAAGATGATTAG
- the rpoD gene encoding RNA polymerase sigma factor RpoD, producing the protein MNQANNVLDTIDYQPDLEIEINQPELELEELLLEDEEDLLIGEEGELDEEFLEPQSDEDDAKSGKAAKSRRRSQSKKKHYTEDSIRLYLQEIGRIRLLRADEEIELARKIADLLELERVRDRLQQQLEREPQYSEWAEAVQLPLPQFRHRLHVGRRAKDKMVQSNLRLVVSIAKKYMNRGLSFQDLIQEGSLGLIRAAEKFDHEKGYKFSTYATWWIRQAITRAIADQSRTIRLPVHLYETISRIKKTTKLLSQEMGRKPTEEEIATRMEMTIEKLRFIAKSAQLPISLETPIGKEEDSRLGDFIESDGETPEDQVSKNLLREDLEKVLDSLSPRERDVLRLRYGLDDGRMKTLEEIGQIFNVTRERIRQIEAKALRKLRHPNRNSVLKEYIR; encoded by the coding sequence ATGAACCAGGCTAACAACGTACTCGATACCATTGATTATCAGCCTGACCTAGAAATTGAGATAAATCAGCCTGAGCTTGAGTTAGAAGAACTCTTGTTGGAAGATGAAGAGGACTTGCTGATCGGTGAAGAAGGCGAACTCGATGAAGAATTTTTAGAACCTCAGTCTGATGAGGACGACGCAAAGTCTGGGAAAGCCGCAAAATCGCGTCGTCGGTCACAAAGCAAGAAAAAGCACTACACCGAGGATTCAATTCGCCTTTACTTGCAAGAAATAGGTCGAATTCGTTTGCTTCGGGCTGACGAAGAAATTGAACTAGCACGTAAGATTGCAGATTTGCTGGAATTAGAGCGAGTGCGTGATAGACTGCAACAGCAGTTAGAACGTGAACCTCAATACAGTGAATGGGCAGAAGCAGTACAATTGCCCTTGCCACAATTCCGTCATCGGCTACATGTTGGTCGTCGGGCAAAAGACAAAATGGTGCAATCTAACCTGCGTCTTGTAGTTTCAATTGCCAAAAAGTACATGAATCGTGGTTTGTCTTTCCAGGACTTGATTCAGGAAGGTAGTCTTGGTTTGATTCGCGCTGCTGAAAAGTTTGACCACGAAAAAGGTTACAAGTTTTCTACATATGCTACATGGTGGATTCGTCAGGCGATCACCAGAGCGATCGCTGATCAATCCCGGACAATTCGTTTACCTGTCCACCTCTACGAAACTATCTCTCGCATCAAAAAGACTACCAAGTTGCTTTCTCAAGAAATGGGCCGTAAACCCACTGAGGAAGAAATTGCCACAAGAATGGAGATGACTATAGAGAAGCTGAGGTTTATTGCCAAGTCTGCCCAGTTGCCAATCTCTTTGGAAACCCCCATCGGGAAAGAAGAAGATTCCCGATTAGGTGATTTTATTGAATCTGATGGCGAAACTCCAGAAGATCAAGTTTCTAAGAACCTCCTGCGCGAAGACTTAGAAAAAGTCCTCGACAGTCTCAGTCCTCGTGAACGCGATGTTCTGCGACTCCGCTATGGTTTAGACGACGGTCGGATGAAGACTTTGGAAGAAATTGGTCAAATTTTCAATGTCACTCGCGAACGTATTCGGCAAATAGAGGCGAAAGCACTTCGGAAGTTACGCCACCCCAACCGTAACAGCGTTCTTAAAGAATATATTCGGTAA
- a CDS encoding GDSL-type esterase/lipase family protein: MIEQVSLTLLSSVINIFLLVILSFLISEQTRLFNIVTKVKNILNINKPSVLNSYPPYYWHKLNQFTKLPQSESDIIMLGDSITDEGEWIELLSNINVKNRGISGDTTERVLHRLEPILAGKPKQIFLMIGINDLINTPKSVSQILEIYETILYKFHEKTPNTEIFIQSVLPVNNQVDTYWQDNNRILNLNTGLRELATKFNYLYIDLFSLLLDSENQLDTRYTKDGLHLNGEAYLVWKSVMEKYL; this comes from the coding sequence ATGATAGAGCAAGTTTCACTAACGTTATTAAGTTCTGTTATTAACATTTTTCTTTTGGTAATTTTAAGTTTTTTGATTAGTGAGCAAACTAGATTATTTAATATAGTGACCAAAGTAAAGAATATTTTGAATATAAATAAACCTAGTGTTCTAAATAGTTATCCTCCTTATTATTGGCATAAGTTAAATCAATTTACAAAACTACCGCAATCGGAATCTGATATTATCATGCTGGGTGATAGTATTACTGATGAAGGAGAATGGATAGAATTATTGTCAAATATCAATGTGAAAAATCGAGGTATCTCTGGAGACACAACAGAGAGAGTATTGCATCGTTTAGAGCCAATATTGGCAGGAAAGCCAAAACAAATTTTTTTAATGATCGGTATAAATGATTTAATCAATACTCCCAAATCAGTCTCTCAAATTTTAGAAATATATGAAACTATTTTGTATAAGTTTCATGAGAAAACACCAAATACAGAAATTTTTATTCAAAGTGTTTTACCTGTTAATAATCAGGTTGATACTTACTGGCAAGATAATAACAGAATTTTAAATTTAAACACAGGGCTGAGAGAACTAGCAACAAAATTTAATTATCTGTATATAGATTTGTTCTCTCTTTTGTTAGATTCAGAAAACCAATTGGATACTAGGTATACAAAAGATGGTTTACATTTGAATGGTGAAGCATATCTAGTTTGGAAATCAGTGATGGAAAAATATCTTTGA
- a CDS encoding efflux RND transporter periplasmic adaptor subunit gives MASNTENAVDSLPSLPNIKKKVKITWFPWLLILLLIGGVSFVVYRQLVVVPTQEARRKILTLPVERKTLLIRISANGAVKPERSINISPKNSGILKKLLVKEGDTVKQGQVLAYMDDSNLQGQLIQAQGQLAQAQANLQKAQVGNRPQDIAQSQAQLDEALANLRKAQAGNRTQDIAQAQARLKQAQASLSKADDDLRRNQELYNAGAISLQTVNQKRADLDSAQAQVTEAQQALALQKAGSRPEDIQQLEAVVKQRQQALALLKAGSRQEDINAARAEVTSARGSLQNIQAQINDTIIKAPFDGVVTKKYADPGAFVTPTTSASSVSSAVSSSILSLASANQVVANIAETNIARIRLGQKVTITADAYPGKTFEGRVSQIAAQATVEQNVTSFEVKITITSDSQNLLRSGMNVETEFQVGQLKDAIVVPTAAVVRQQNATGVFVAGVDEQPKFTPIQTGVTVNNFTEVKFGLQGNERVLLSFPPGSRPQSTPRGMFPGMPGGGGGGRRSM, from the coding sequence ATGGCTTCTAATACAGAGAACGCTGTAGATTCCTTACCTTCGCTGCCAAATATCAAAAAAAAAGTCAAAATTACTTGGTTTCCTTGGCTACTCATTCTTTTACTGATAGGTGGAGTTAGTTTTGTAGTTTATCGCCAATTAGTTGTTGTTCCTACTCAAGAAGCAAGACGCAAAATTTTAACACTTCCTGTAGAAAGAAAAACCTTACTGATAAGGATTTCTGCCAATGGAGCCGTGAAACCGGAACGGTCAATCAATATCAGTCCTAAAAATTCAGGCATACTAAAAAAACTTTTAGTCAAGGAAGGAGATACAGTTAAACAAGGACAAGTACTGGCTTACATGGATGATTCCAATCTGCAAGGGCAACTCATCCAAGCCCAAGGACAACTGGCACAGGCTCAGGCAAATTTACAAAAGGCACAAGTAGGTAATCGTCCTCAGGATATTGCCCAATCACAGGCACAGCTAGATGAAGCATTAGCAAATCTACGTAAAGCTCAAGCAGGCAATCGCACTCAGGATATTGCCCAAGCACAGGCACGCTTAAAACAGGCTCAAGCTAGTTTGAGTAAAGCAGACGATGACCTACGCCGCAACCAGGAACTCTACAACGCTGGGGCTATTTCTTTGCAAACTGTAAACCAAAAACGGGCAGATCTTGATAGCGCCCAAGCCCAAGTTACTGAAGCCCAGCAAGCACTAGCACTGCAAAAAGCAGGATCGCGACCAGAAGACATTCAGCAATTAGAAGCTGTGGTAAAGCAAAGACAACAGGCTTTAGCACTCCTAAAAGCAGGGTCACGCCAAGAAGATATTAACGCCGCCCGTGCCGAAGTTACTTCTGCTCGTGGTTCGCTGCAAAATATCCAAGCCCAAATTAATGACACGATTATCAAAGCACCTTTCGATGGTGTTGTGACTAAAAAGTATGCTGACCCTGGTGCGTTTGTCACTCCTACAACCTCAGCTAGTTCTGTTTCTTCGGCAGTATCTTCTTCAATTTTGTCTTTGGCTTCTGCAAATCAGGTTGTGGCAAATATAGCTGAGACTAATATTGCTAGAATCCGCCTTGGTCAGAAAGTCACAATTACAGCAGATGCATATCCAGGCAAGACCTTTGAGGGTCGAGTCAGCCAAATTGCTGCTCAAGCCACAGTAGAGCAAAATGTTACTAGTTTTGAAGTCAAAATAACCATTACTTCTGACTCGCAAAATCTCTTGCGGTCTGGGATGAATGTAGAAACAGAGTTTCAAGTTGGTCAATTAAAAGATGCGATCGTTGTACCTACTGCTGCCGTGGTGCGCCAACAAAATGCTACAGGTGTGTTTGTGGCTGGGGTAGATGAGCAACCTAAGTTTACTCCCATTCAAACTGGCGTCACTGTTAATAACTTTACAGAGGTTAAGTTTGGTTTGCAGGGTAATGAAAGGGTGTTGCTGAGTTTTCCACCAGGTTCACGACCCCAATCAACACCTAGAGGTATGTTTCCGGGTATGCCTGGAGGTGGTGGCGGTGGTCGTCGCTCTATGTAG